One genomic region from Chthoniobacterales bacterium encodes:
- a CDS encoding phosphoglycerate kinase → MNKLTLRDLEVRGQRVLVRVDFNVPTEERDGKIAITDDTRIRESLPTINYLREQGAKTILMAHFGRPKGKPVEKYSLRPVGDYLHTLINHPVAFSHDTIGAIPEAIIRDMKEGDVTLLENVRFHSGEEANDPVFAEALAQLGDLYVNDAFGAAHRAHASTAGITKFVRQSAMGFLMEKEIQYLSHELAKPAKPFVVILGGSKVSDKIGVIKALMEKADAILIGGAMANTFWKAQGVPVGSSRVEADKLDLAREIMELAKQKGVRFLLPVDALETQKVEAGSSGRNTSRVSPTHGITEGWQAVDIGHATISLYEDEIAGAKTILWNGPVGVFEIPSFANGTNAIADALARSKATTIIGGGDSVTAVKQAGLGDKMTFISTGGGASLELLEGKELPGIAALSDRP, encoded by the coding sequence ATGAACAAGCTCACCCTCCGCGATCTCGAAGTCCGTGGGCAGCGCGTGCTGGTCCGCGTCGACTTCAACGTGCCGACGGAAGAGCGCGACGGGAAAATCGCGATTACGGACGACACGCGGATTCGCGAGAGCCTGCCGACGATCAATTACCTGCGTGAACAGGGCGCCAAGACAATCCTGATGGCGCACTTTGGCCGGCCGAAAGGGAAGCCGGTCGAGAAATATTCGCTGCGGCCAGTGGGCGATTATCTCCACACGCTCATCAACCATCCGGTGGCGTTCAGCCATGACACCATCGGGGCGATTCCGGAGGCGATCATTCGCGACATGAAAGAGGGCGACGTGACTTTGCTGGAAAACGTTCGCTTTCATTCCGGGGAAGAAGCGAACGACCCGGTGTTCGCGGAAGCGCTCGCCCAGCTCGGCGACCTCTACGTGAACGACGCCTTTGGCGCGGCCCATCGCGCCCACGCCAGCACGGCGGGCATCACGAAGTTCGTCAGGCAATCCGCCATGGGTTTCCTGATGGAGAAAGAAATCCAGTATCTTTCCCATGAGCTGGCGAAACCGGCGAAGCCGTTTGTCGTGATCCTGGGGGGGTCGAAGGTTTCGGACAAGATCGGCGTGATCAAAGCGCTGATGGAGAAAGCCGACGCGATTCTGATTGGCGGCGCCATGGCGAACACGTTTTGGAAAGCGCAAGGGGTTCCGGTCGGGAGTAGCCGGGTGGAAGCGGACAAGCTTGACCTGGCGCGTGAGATCATGGAGCTCGCGAAGCAAAAAGGAGTGCGTTTCCTGCTGCCGGTCGATGCCCTCGAAACGCAAAAAGTGGAAGCGGGCTCCTCGGGCCGGAATACGAGCCGCGTTTCACCCACCCACGGAATTACCGAAGGCTGGCAGGCCGTCGATATTGGCCACGCGACCATCAGTCTTTACGAAGACGAGATCGCCGGCGCAAAAACGATTCTCTGGAATGGGCCGGTCGGGGTTTTCGAGATTCCCTCCTTTGCCAACGGCACGAATGCCATCGCGGACGCGCTGGCCCGCTCCAAGGCGACAACGATTATCGGCGGTGGCGATTCCGTCACGGCGGTGAAACAGGCCGGGCTCGGCGACAAGATGACTTTCATCTCGACCGGCGGCGGGGCTTCGCTTGAGCTCCTCGAGGGAAAAGAACTGCCGGGGATCGCTGCGCTGAGCGACCGCCCATAG
- a CDS encoding peptidylprolyl isomerase — protein sequence MKRICLVAAAATLTGIVAAAGQDTPPEGTDQIADFTVYAGAAPRSIDVATAYPDAGVTDAVRMTTVAGNIDIELFGRDKPITVTNFLKYVDQGRYFIDDPTTHQLASSFIHRSQPNFVIQGGGFLGTVNSQNTAIQPTQVLTFPAIQNEPGISNQRGTIAMAKIGNDPNSATSQWFINLADNGGPPTNLDTQNGGFTVFGRVVGNGMTVADSIAGLPRYNFSAADPNFSSLPLRNYNGTSAVQVANLVSIPAITHIVPLTAMSDNGNVSVAVSGSKVLVSGVTVGTSHVTVTTTDLDGGTNSQMFTVTVVAAPGRPVNLSTRMQVGTGDNALIAGFIMRGSAAKRLVIRALGPSTGLGGAIANPTLELHDATGATIATNDNWGDAANKQDVIDFGFAPSSPNESVILTTVPSDPSAAIYTAVMRGANNTTGLGVVEVYDIDSGPGSTLLNIATRGQVGTDPNALIGGFIMGGTEPKQILVRATGPSLTAFGVPNALADPILELRDMNGALIDSNDNWMDSPQKPQIQASGLAPSDLKESAVLRTLAAGAYTAIVHGVSNGTGVGTVQIYQLN from the coding sequence ATGAAACGGATTTGTTTGGTTGCCGCCGCGGCAACTTTGACCGGGATCGTCGCCGCCGCCGGGCAAGATACGCCACCGGAGGGGACCGATCAGATCGCGGATTTCACCGTCTACGCTGGCGCGGCGCCGCGTTCGATCGACGTAGCGACCGCCTATCCGGATGCGGGCGTGACCGACGCCGTCCGGATGACAACAGTCGCCGGTAATATCGACATCGAGCTTTTCGGGCGAGACAAACCGATCACGGTCACCAATTTCCTGAAATACGTTGACCAGGGCCGCTACTTCATCGACGACCCGACGACGCACCAGTTGGCTTCGAGTTTCATCCATCGTTCCCAACCCAACTTCGTGATCCAAGGCGGCGGTTTCCTTGGCACGGTGAATTCTCAAAACACAGCGATCCAACCCACCCAGGTCCTGACGTTTCCCGCGATCCAAAACGAACCCGGGATTTCCAATCAGCGTGGAACAATCGCGATGGCAAAAATTGGAAACGATCCCAATAGCGCGACCAGTCAGTGGTTCATCAACCTGGCGGATAATGGTGGCCCGCCGACCAATCTCGATACGCAAAACGGCGGGTTCACAGTCTTCGGACGGGTTGTCGGCAATGGCATGACGGTTGCAGATTCCATTGCCGGTCTCCCGCGTTACAATTTCTCCGCCGCCGATCCTAACTTTTCCAGTTTGCCGCTTCGGAACTACAATGGCACGTCCGCAGTCCAGGTGGCGAACCTCGTCTCCATTCCGGCCATCACCCACATCGTGCCGCTTACCGCCATGAGCGACAACGGAAACGTCAGCGTGGCGGTTAGCGGATCAAAGGTTTTGGTGAGCGGAGTCACCGTGGGCACGTCGCACGTGACCGTGACGACCACCGATCTCGACGGTGGAACGAATTCACAGATGTTCACCGTAACGGTCGTAGCCGCACCGGGCCGGCCGGTGAATCTTTCGACCCGGATGCAGGTGGGGACGGGCGACAACGCCTTGATCGCGGGGTTCATCATGCGCGGCTCCGCCGCAAAACGGCTGGTCATTCGCGCGCTCGGTCCATCGACGGGGCTCGGCGGCGCCATTGCCAACCCAACTCTCGAGTTACACGACGCCACCGGCGCGACGATCGCCACCAACGACAACTGGGGCGACGCCGCCAATAAACAGGACGTGATCGATTTTGGATTCGCGCCCAGTTCGCCTAACGAATCGGTGATCCTTACCACCGTGCCGTCGGACCCTTCGGCCGCGATTTACACCGCCGTCATGCGCGGCGCGAACAACACCACCGGCCTCGGGGTCGTGGAGGTCTACGATATCGATAGCGGCCCGGGATCCACCTTGCTCAACATCGCGACGCGGGGACAGGTGGGCACCGATCCCAACGCCCTCATCGGCGGATTTATCATGGGCGGAACAGAACCAAAACAGATCCTGGTGCGAGCCACTGGCCCGTCGCTCACCGCGTTTGGGGTCCCCAATGCCTTGGCCGATCCGATCCTCGAACTGCGCGACATGAACGGCGCGCTAATTGATTCGAATGACAACTGGATGGACAGCCCGCAGAAACCGCAGATCCAGGCCAGCGGTCTGGCTCCGAGCGACCTGAAGGAATCGGCCGTTCTGCGAACCCTCGCCGCCGGCGCATACACCGCCATAGTGCACGGGGTCAGCAACGGGACCGGCGTCGGGACGGTGCAGATTTATCAACTGAACTGA
- a CDS encoding TraB/GumN family protein, with protein MSRKMLSVGLSLLLGASVAKADPAMWVIRDADSTIYLIGTLHLLKRDAEWNAEKVKKTVHESTELWLETTDDDNAALQLLLIKLGLDPEHPLSTKLNEDQKKKLAELATRYGISPTQLEPLRPWLAGVSLAMSPIQKAGYDPKAGVESVLTTQATAEADKIHGFETAEEQLHLLADLSEEEQLQFFVGTLDDLEKGLELVDQLAKAWIDGDLETIDRLSVADIKAQAPTVYDKLLVRRNKAWAEKIEQMLKGSGVQQIAVGAGHLVGRDSLQVQLAKRGIKVEKY; from the coding sequence ATGAGCAGAAAAATGTTGTCGGTCGGGTTGAGTCTTCTGTTGGGGGCATCGGTCGCAAAAGCCGACCCCGCGATGTGGGTGATACGAGACGCGGATTCGACGATTTACCTCATCGGGACTCTGCACCTGCTCAAGCGCGACGCGGAATGGAACGCTGAGAAAGTAAAGAAAACCGTGCACGAGAGCACCGAACTTTGGCTCGAAACTACCGATGACGACAACGCCGCCCTCCAGTTGCTGCTGATAAAGTTGGGGCTCGATCCGGAACATCCGCTCTCGACCAAATTGAACGAAGATCAAAAGAAGAAGCTGGCGGAGTTGGCCACCCGTTACGGCATTTCCCCCACCCAACTCGAGCCGCTGCGGCCGTGGCTGGCGGGAGTGAGCCTCGCGATGAGTCCGATTCAAAAGGCGGGATACGATCCCAAGGCCGGCGTCGAAAGCGTCCTCACCACCCAGGCCACCGCGGAGGCGGACAAGATCCATGGGTTCGAAACCGCGGAAGAACAATTGCACCTTTTGGCCGACCTTTCGGAAGAGGAGCAGTTGCAGTTTTTCGTCGGGACTCTGGATGATCTCGAGAAGGGCCTGGAACTCGTGGATCAGCTGGCGAAAGCGTGGATCGATGGAGACTTGGAAACGATCGATCGCCTGTCGGTTGCTGACATTAAGGCGCAAGCGCCGACTGTTTACGACAAGCTTTTGGTTCGGCGAAACAAAGCCTGGGCGGAGAAGATCGAGCAGATGTTGAAAGGTTCCGGGGTGCAACAAATCGCGGTCGGCGCCGGACATCTTGTGGGGCGGGACAGCCTTCAGGTGCAATTGGCGAAGCGCGGGATAAAGGTGGAGAAATATTAG
- a CDS encoding PTS sugar transporter subunit IIA, producing MSLASLLSAEQIIPEMKATERWSAIVELIDLLVAQGKIKPEDRDSILASLKQREETMSTGIGFGIAIPHASSDRIEEVVASFGRSSQGIEFDALDNAPVKFVVLFIVPKNQFQTHLRTLASIAKFLNDRSVRERLGAAKSADEILAIFRESGGQK from the coding sequence ATGTCATTGGCCAGCCTACTCTCTGCTGAGCAAATCATTCCCGAAATGAAAGCGACGGAGCGTTGGAGCGCTATCGTCGAGCTGATCGATCTCCTCGTCGCCCAGGGCAAGATCAAGCCGGAAGACCGCGACAGCATCCTGGCCTCGCTCAAACAGCGCGAGGAAACGATGAGCACCGGGATCGGGTTCGGCATCGCCATTCCGCACGCCTCGTCGGACCGGATCGAGGAAGTGGTGGCCTCTTTCGGGCGGTCGTCGCAGGGGATCGAGTTCGACGCGCTCGATAACGCCCCGGTGAAGTTCGTCGTCCTCTTCATCGTGCCTAAGAACCAGTTTCAAACCCACCTGCGCACCCTGGCTTCGATCGCGAAATTCCTGAACGACCGGAGCGTGCGCGAGCGTCTCGGCGCCGCGAAATCGGCTGACGAAATCCTGGCGATCTTCCGCGAGAGCGGCGGGCAAAAATAA
- a CDS encoding outer membrane lipoprotein-sorting protein, with amino-acid sequence MRRLNFLVPALSLMAGSFFAAELPEARDILESVRLRQAQQEIELQGQLRENDKIIPFRLTQTGPLIRYSFSNPDETLQLRLGDNDSRLEEVTRGGTEKISAAQFDHKVRGTGISYEDLALKFLYWPDARVTGENSIRTRNCWKLELKAPSRQSQYGTVWLWVDKNGGALMRVEGYDLKGQLAKRFEVISAQKIEGRWFLKQMRIEEFVPGTGKVQTRTYLEINK; translated from the coding sequence ATGCGCCGGCTCAATTTCCTCGTCCCTGCCCTGTCGCTCATGGCGGGATCCTTTTTCGCCGCCGAGTTGCCCGAGGCCAGAGACATCCTGGAATCGGTCAGGCTTCGCCAGGCCCAGCAGGAAATCGAACTGCAGGGGCAGTTGCGCGAAAATGACAAAATCATTCCTTTTCGCCTGACCCAAACGGGGCCGCTCATCCGCTACAGTTTCTCGAACCCCGACGAGACGCTGCAATTGCGCCTGGGGGACAACGACTCCCGCCTGGAGGAAGTCACTCGCGGCGGCACCGAAAAGATCAGTGCGGCGCAGTTCGACCACAAGGTGCGGGGCACGGGGATAAGTTACGAGGACCTGGCGCTGAAATTCCTCTACTGGCCAGATGCGCGGGTCACGGGAGAAAACTCCATCCGCACCCGCAATTGCTGGAAATTGGAATTGAAGGCGCCCTCGCGCCAATCGCAGTACGGCACTGTCTGGCTTTGGGTCGACAAAAATGGGGGCGCGCTGATGCGAGTGGAGGGTTACGATTTGAAAGGCCAGCTCGCCAAACGTTTTGAAGTCATCTCCGCGCAAAAGATCGAGGGTCGCTGGTTTCTGAAACAGATGCGGATCGAGGAGTTCGTTCCCGGCACCGGCAAGGTGCAGACGCGGACCTACCTGGAGATCAACAAGTAG
- a CDS encoding glycosyltransferase family 39 protein — translation MSHTRAVWFFVLGLTVIRLTMLSTTELSFDEAHYWMWSERLAPAYFSKGPGIAFAIRASTALFGDSEFGVRFWSPVIGAATCLLLYYFTRRLFNERAAFWLVTALNAVPLFHVGNAVMTIDPLSIFFWVSAMYAFWMALERTPTALWLWAGTGLLVGLGFLCKYTNAFELVSILLVLALVPRHRREFKRPGLYVLLAAFLVCLAPPLLWNYDHAWVTASHLQSRGGLDQPLGFRPLEVLGFLGAHFLSFSPLLFLALAWAVIANWRRARQQTKVLFLFWFGLPVFVFYLLVSINDQAAPNWDVLAFLSLAVLAAAFWTEKLTSSRGAARFLATAIVVGLVFSLFVLDTDLLRSLGLPFPHHRDPADSVRGWKSASRAVERIRGELETKSNEQLFVIADQRDRASEMAFYFEQRRVEGPGHPPVYIVESQDIQNQFSFWPRYDQFVETSPNTPRPDAEVYTEEEGVNLFTGRSALYIQSGKGVLVPHNIRVGFQSVDRIATIEVTRFGAKMREWQVFFCRNYRTLPL, via the coding sequence ATGAGCCATACGCGGGCAGTCTGGTTTTTCGTTCTTGGTCTCACGGTCATTCGACTGACCATGCTGAGCACCACGGAATTATCCTTCGACGAGGCGCACTATTGGATGTGGTCGGAGCGCCTCGCCCCGGCCTATTTCAGCAAGGGTCCGGGGATCGCCTTCGCGATTCGCGCCAGCACCGCTCTCTTCGGCGACAGCGAGTTCGGGGTCCGCTTTTGGAGTCCGGTCATCGGCGCTGCGACCTGCCTGCTGCTCTACTACTTTACCCGGCGCTTGTTCAACGAGCGCGCCGCTTTCTGGCTCGTTACCGCCTTGAACGCCGTGCCGCTCTTCCATGTCGGCAACGCGGTGATGACGATTGATCCGCTCTCCATCTTTTTCTGGGTCTCGGCGATGTATGCGTTCTGGATGGCACTCGAACGAACGCCCACTGCGCTCTGGCTTTGGGCCGGGACCGGGTTGCTAGTCGGCCTTGGATTTCTCTGCAAATACACCAACGCGTTCGAGCTTGTTTCGATTCTTCTCGTCCTCGCTCTCGTCCCGCGGCACCGGCGCGAGTTCAAGCGGCCCGGGCTTTATGTTCTGCTCGCGGCCTTTCTTGTTTGTCTGGCGCCGCCCTTACTCTGGAACTACGACCACGCCTGGGTCACAGCCAGTCATCTCCAATCGCGGGGCGGACTCGATCAACCGCTCGGGTTTCGCCCGCTCGAAGTGCTCGGATTTCTGGGCGCCCATTTCCTGAGCTTTTCGCCGCTGCTTTTTCTCGCCCTGGCCTGGGCGGTGATCGCAAACTGGCGGCGCGCCCGGCAGCAAACCAAGGTGTTGTTTCTTTTCTGGTTCGGCCTGCCGGTCTTCGTGTTCTATCTGCTCGTCTCAATCAACGACCAGGCTGCGCCGAACTGGGATGTGCTCGCTTTCCTCAGCCTGGCGGTGCTCGCGGCCGCTTTCTGGACGGAGAAGCTCACCTCGAGCCGCGGCGCGGCCCGATTTCTGGCCACAGCAATCGTGGTCGGACTCGTCTTCAGCCTCTTCGTTCTGGATACCGACCTGTTGCGTTCCCTGGGCCTTCCGTTTCCCCATCACCGCGACCCGGCTGACAGCGTCCGGGGCTGGAAATCCGCCTCTCGCGCCGTGGAAAGGATTCGGGGCGAACTCGAGACGAAGAGCAACGAGCAGCTTTTCGTGATTGCCGACCAGCGCGATCGCGCTTCGGAAATGGCGTTCTACTTCGAGCAGAGACGGGTCGAAGGCCCGGGCCATCCGCCGGTTTACATCGTCGAATCACAGGATATCCAGAACCAGTTTTCGTTCTGGCCGCGTTACGACCAGTTTGTGGAGACATCGCCGAACACGCCGCGGCCTGACGCCGAAGTTTACACCGAGGAAGAGGGAGTAAACCTGTTCACGGGCCGAAGCGCGCTCTACATCCAGAGCGGCAAAGGCGTTCTCGTGCCGCACAATATTCGCGTGGGGTTTCAGTCGGTCGACCGCATCGCCACCATTGAGGTCACCCGGTTTGGCGCGAAAATGCGAGAGTGGCAGGTGTTTTTCTGCCGCAACTATCGGACACTGCCGCTATGA
- a CDS encoding phosphatase PAP2 family protein — protein sequence MDQFIFHLINEQWTSPALDLFMAAVSDVEIWQPLLIGLAIYALVFMGFKGRAFVVCLLITLVFSEQFLVRTLKSAVDRKRPKQAQPVRMVQLERTQPAFLTLFRKPTIRTSDQTDHNKSGPSFPSGHVTDNVIIGTMCVLFFRHWGWLYFFVAASVAYSRIYLGAHWPSDVVGTAFMAAGVALVMMALLESLWKAFGRRWVPELFARHPRLIDHS from the coding sequence ATGGACCAGTTCATTTTTCACCTTATCAACGAACAATGGACGAGTCCGGCGCTCGACTTGTTCATGGCCGCGGTGAGCGATGTGGAAATCTGGCAGCCGCTCCTGATTGGCCTGGCCATCTACGCGCTGGTTTTCATGGGCTTCAAGGGCCGCGCCTTCGTGGTCTGTCTGCTCATCACCTTGGTTTTCTCCGAGCAATTCCTCGTTCGCACCCTCAAAAGTGCCGTCGATCGCAAGCGGCCCAAACAGGCGCAGCCGGTCCGAATGGTCCAATTGGAACGAACTCAACCTGCCTTTCTCACCCTTTTCCGGAAACCAACGATCCGGACCTCCGATCAAACTGACCACAACAAATCCGGCCCTTCCTTTCCCTCCGGCCACGTGACCGATAACGTGATTATCGGGACCATGTGTGTGCTCTTTTTTCGCCACTGGGGATGGCTTTATTTTTTTGTCGCGGCCTCGGTCGCCTATTCCCGAATTTACCTGGGGGCGCACTGGCCGAGTGATGTAGTTGGGACGGCCTTCATGGCGGCGGGCGTGGCGCTCGTCATGATGGCGCTGCTTGAGTCTTTGTGGAAAGCATTCGGCCGCCGGTGGGTCCCGGAACTCTTCGCCCGTCATCCACGCCTGATCGATCACTCATGA
- a CDS encoding MBOAT family O-acyltransferase, protein MLFVEFRFFWFFLAVFAVYWSLRENRSRKIWLLVCSYFFYACWNWKFLFLIMASSALDYFVGAMLARTEDPGKRRGWLIMSLCLNLGTIAFFKYYNFFITSAAALLAWLGLPASLHTLNIVIPVGVSFYTFHSMSYTIDVYRRKLEPVRSLLDLACFIGFFPQMVAGPIVRASQFLPQLLSVRRFANVDVRGALVLFLTGFIKKACIADAVAPFVDRYFDAPWDFTMPSAWVAVLFYAIQIYCDFSGYTDMAIATAGLLGYELPVNFRFPYFAANIADFWHRWHISLSSWLRDYLYIPLGGNRGPAWFVYRNIMITMLLGGLWHGGAWTFVIWGGLHGLALIVHRARTRRRDLLPTAQEMQKHRLPKGPQSLGGWFAWAFTVYWVCFAWIFFRAVDLQHAGPALRSFLFLPGVGTKSLGAWMLWIVAALGFVHYLNFRGVFAKWWRRPSPLVFAAGYGCAFAVVLLFIPPRYAPFIYFQF, encoded by the coding sequence ATGCTTTTCGTCGAGTTCCGTTTCTTCTGGTTCTTTCTCGCGGTCTTCGCGGTTTACTGGTCGCTGCGCGAGAACCGGAGCCGCAAAATCTGGCTGCTCGTTTGCAGCTATTTCTTCTACGCCTGCTGGAACTGGAAATTTCTTTTCCTGATCATGGCCTCGAGCGCGCTCGATTACTTCGTTGGCGCGATGCTGGCGCGGACGGAGGATCCGGGAAAGCGCCGGGGCTGGTTGATCATGAGCCTCTGCCTGAACCTGGGCACGATCGCCTTCTTCAAGTATTACAATTTCTTTATTACTTCCGCGGCGGCGCTGCTCGCCTGGCTCGGATTGCCCGCAAGCCTGCACACGCTCAACATCGTCATCCCGGTCGGCGTGAGCTTTTACACGTTCCACTCGATGAGCTACACCATCGACGTTTACCGGCGAAAACTGGAGCCGGTCCGGAGCCTGCTCGATCTCGCCTGCTTCATCGGATTTTTCCCGCAGATGGTCGCGGGTCCGATCGTGCGCGCTTCCCAGTTCCTCCCGCAATTGCTCAGCGTTCGCCGATTTGCCAATGTCGATGTGCGCGGCGCGTTGGTTCTGTTTCTCACCGGATTCATCAAGAAGGCCTGCATCGCGGATGCGGTCGCGCCGTTCGTGGATCGTTACTTTGACGCGCCATGGGATTTCACCATGCCGAGCGCGTGGGTCGCGGTGCTCTTCTACGCGATCCAAATCTATTGCGATTTCTCCGGTTACACCGACATGGCCATCGCGACTGCCGGATTGCTCGGCTACGAGTTGCCGGTCAATTTCCGGTTCCCGTATTTCGCCGCGAACATCGCGGACTTCTGGCATCGCTGGCACATCAGCCTGTCAAGCTGGCTGCGCGATTATCTCTACATTCCGCTGGGAGGAAATCGCGGGCCGGCCTGGTTTGTTTATCGCAACATCATGATCACGATGCTCCTCGGCGGGCTTTGGCACGGCGGCGCCTGGACGTTCGTGATCTGGGGCGGCCTGCACGGGCTGGCATTAATTGTCCATCGCGCGCGGACCCGTCGCAGAGACCTGCTTCCCACCGCTCAGGAGATGCAAAAACATCGTCTTCCGAAAGGACCGCAGTCCCTCGGAGGCTGGTTCGCCTGGGCTTTCACGGTTTACTGGGTCTGCTTCGCCTGGATTTTCTTCCGGGCGGTTGATCTCCAGCATGCCGGGCCGGCGCTGCGCAGCTTTCTATTTCTGCCGGGCGTCGGAACGAAGAGTCTCGGGGCCTGGATGCTCTGGATCGTGGCCGCGCTCGGCTTCGTGCACTATCTGAATTTTCGCGGTGTTTTTGCGAAGTGGTGGCGCCGGCCGTCGCCGTTGGTTTTCGCCGCCGGCTATGGTTGCGCCTTTGCCGTCGTGCTCTTATTTATCCCCCCGCGCTACGCGCCTTTCATCTATTTCCAATTCTAA
- a CDS encoding glycosyltransferase family 2 protein, whose translation MSPGSPAVSVVVPLFNEEENVPILQAELTNALRALDYEIIFVDDGSRDQTVERIAADPRVRLVQFERNAGQSAAMFAGLNAARGAVAVLLDGDLQNDPADIPKLLAEIERGADLVCGYRAQRKDTVVKRITSRVANFVRSRFTKDGVRDTGCTLKAMKRECIAALVPFKGMHRFIPALVKGAGYRLVEVPVNHRPRKFGQSKYGLGNRAVRATMDMFGVRWLLSRRLNYKVRE comes from the coding sequence ATGAGCCCTGGGTCGCCCGCGGTTTCGGTAGTCGTGCCGCTGTTCAACGAAGAGGAGAACGTGCCGATTCTCCAGGCGGAGCTGACGAACGCGCTCCGTGCTCTCGATTACGAAATCATTTTCGTCGATGACGGGTCGCGCGATCAAACCGTGGAACGGATCGCGGCCGATCCGCGCGTTCGGCTGGTGCAATTCGAGCGTAATGCCGGCCAGAGCGCCGCGATGTTTGCCGGGCTCAACGCCGCCCGCGGCGCGGTGGCCGTGCTTCTTGACGGCGACCTGCAAAACGATCCGGCCGATATTCCGAAGCTGCTCGCCGAGATCGAGCGGGGCGCCGACCTGGTTTGTGGTTATCGCGCGCAACGCAAGGACACGGTGGTGAAGCGCATAACCAGCCGCGTCGCGAATTTCGTCCGGAGCCGGTTCACGAAAGACGGGGTGCGCGACACCGGTTGCACGTTGAAGGCGATGAAGCGGGAATGCATTGCCGCGCTCGTGCCGTTCAAGGGGATGCACCGGTTTATCCCGGCCCTGGTCAAAGGCGCCGGCTATCGGCTGGTCGAAGTGCCCGTGAACCATCGGCCGCGCAAATTTGGCCAGAGCAAGTACGGCCTGGGCAACCGGGCCGTGCGGGCCACCATGGACATGTTCGGCGTCCGCTGGCTCCTATCGCGCCGACTGAATTACAAGGTGCGGGAATAG
- the tpiA gene encoding triose-phosphate isomerase has protein sequence MRKKIVAANWKMNMTQTEATSFVSTFLLEIGESRDVEVVIIPPFTAIAPVNTALENAQHIKVGAQNMHWERSGAFTGEISPAMLRDLFVRYVVLGHSERRTLFGETDEVVNRKVQAAHEAMLRPILCVGESLAQREAGEVEKVLTTQLKGSLAGLGAKELQETVVAYEPVWAIGTGKTATAEQAQEAHAFIRKVLGEISDDATADKVRIQYGGSVKPDNARKLMSQPDIDGALVGGASLDPRSFAQIVQGAGEE, from the coding sequence ATGAGAAAGAAAATTGTTGCCGCGAATTGGAAGATGAACATGACGCAGACCGAGGCGACTTCGTTTGTCTCGACGTTCCTGCTCGAGATTGGTGAGTCGCGCGACGTGGAGGTCGTGATCATCCCGCCCTTCACCGCGATTGCGCCGGTCAACACTGCGCTCGAGAACGCGCAGCACATCAAGGTCGGCGCCCAGAACATGCATTGGGAACGCTCGGGCGCGTTCACGGGCGAGATCAGCCCCGCGATGTTGCGCGATCTTTTCGTGCGCTACGTCGTGCTCGGCCATAGCGAACGCCGGACGTTGTTCGGCGAGACCGACGAGGTCGTGAACCGCAAGGTCCAGGCGGCGCACGAGGCGATGCTCCGGCCGATCCTCTGTGTGGGCGAAAGTCTCGCGCAACGCGAAGCGGGCGAAGTGGAGAAAGTCCTCACGACGCAACTCAAGGGCAGTCTGGCCGGGTTAGGCGCGAAGGAACTCCAGGAAACGGTGGTTGCCTACGAGCCGGTCTGGGCCATCGGCACCGGCAAGACCGCCACGGCGGAGCAGGCCCAGGAAGCCCATGCGTTTATCCGGAAAGTGCTCGGCGAAATTTCCGATGACGCGACGGCTGACAAAGTCCGGATCCAATACGGCGGCAGCGTGAAGCCGGACAACGCCCGAAAACTGATGTCGCAACCCGACATCGACGGCGCTCTGGTCGGCGGCGCGAGCCTCGACCCCCGCAGCTTCGCGCAAATCGTGCAGGGCGCGGGGGAAGAATAA